A single Nomascus leucogenys isolate Asia chromosome 14, Asia_NLE_v1, whole genome shotgun sequence DNA region contains:
- the LOC100584036 gene encoding lithostathine-1-alpha-like, translating into MAQTNSCFMLISCLMCLSLSQGQEVQTDLPKARISCPEGTNAYGSYCYYFNEDLETWVDADLYCQNMNSGNLVSVLTQAEGAFVASLIKETSTDDGNVWIGLYDPKKNRRWHWSSGSLVSYKSWVIGSPSSINPGYCVSLTSSSGFKGWKDVSCEEKFSFVCKFKN; encoded by the exons ATGGCTCAGACCAACTCATGCTTCATGCTGATCTCCTGCCTGATGTGCCTGTCTTTGAGCCAAG gCCAAGAGGTCCAGACAGACTTGCCCAAGGCCCGTATCAGCTGCCCAGAAGGCACCAATGCCTATGGCTCCTACTGCTACTACTTTAATGAAGACCTTGAGACCTGGGTTGATGCAGAT CTCTACTGCCAGAACATGAATTCAGGCAACCTGGTGTCTGTGCTCACCCAGGCCGAGGGCGCCTTCGTGGCCTCACTGATTAAGGAAACTAGCACTGATGATGGCAATGTCTGGATTGGCCTCTATGACCCCAAAAAG AACCGCCGTTGGCACTGGAGCAGTGGGTCTCTGGTCTCCTACAAATCCTGGGTCATTGGATCCCCAAGCAGTATCAATCCTGGCTACTGTGTGAGCCTGACTTCGAGCTCAG GATTCAAGGGATGGAAGGATGTGTCTTGTGAAGAAAAGTTTTCCTTTGTCTGCAAGTTCAAAAACTAG